One genomic window of Struthio camelus isolate bStrCam1 chromosome 1, bStrCam1.hap1, whole genome shotgun sequence includes the following:
- the LOC138065824 gene encoding snaclec bitiscetin subunit beta-like → MSHLVFFLLFGASLLPSSEGGENSTVRHRNARFLHLISVKLNPAPSKIHNPSHLDSPATQTCRSLCQEGWISYKGRCYMFVQKRMTWSQAEKSCWTKREGSHLTSITSAAENEFLHKLAQRQKETQFWTGGTYQKGLSLKWTDGSLTTFIQRPLSSLLTSVRRLVNNLLNIKFCLTLDIGGQGEWGSSACSKRLPSICVYRPDPTHLSLYH, encoded by the exons ATGTCCCATctagtttttttcctgctttttggaGCCTCACTTCTCCCCAGCTCAGAAG GTGGCGAGAACTCCACAGTCAGACATCGCAATGCCCGGTTCTTGCACTTAATATCTGTCAAACTTAATCCTGCACCTAGCAAAATTCATAACCCATCTCACCTGGACTCACCCGCAACACAGACCTGCCgaagcctgtgccaggaaggctGGATTAGTTACAAAGGCCGCTGTTACATGTTTGTTCAAAAGAGAATGACGTGGTCTCAAGCTGAG AAGAGTTGTTGGACTAAAAGAGAAGGAAGTCACCTAACTAGCATCACCAGTGCAGCCGAGAATGAATTCCTCCATAAACTTGCTCAGAGACAAAAGGAAACCCAATTCTGGACAGGCGGAACTTACCAAAAG ggGTTATCTTTGAAATGGACTGACGGATCTCTGACAACTTTCATTCAGAGGCCTCTGTCATCCCTTCTCACATCTGTCAGAAGACTAGTTAACAACTTGTTAAACATTAAATTTTGCTTGACACTGGATATTGGAG GCCAGGGCGAATGGGGCAGCTCTGCTTGCAGCAAGAGGCTACCATCCATATGCGTTTACAGACCAGACCCAACGCACCTGTCACTGTACCACTGA